A single region of the Polymorphum gilvum SL003B-26A1 genome encodes:
- a CDS encoding glycosyltransferase family 2 protein: protein MIRQSIVTAEAYYSAVAEYCGVPFLPERSFRPLVINDVVLHCGPGDAGPLMIGLRNRGPIFVIAPPLDRIALVRAHLLRHVDWAQNIRIAAPESVRQALTMLKAPTGEIETRFPEFSARRRISRGQKLGLIAIAMGAALGALLPATVFLVLGSFVVGLSCVLTGIARLAGAQATRDAVDSDPCDISAVDEDSALPTYTVLVPLYKEAQIVRGLLAALERIDYPRERLEIKFLVEQEDVETRLAFAGLVQPHMEVLVVPLGEPRTKPRALSYGLFTARGEFLTIYDAEDRPEPLQLRKAVAAFSNAPENLACLQASLCIDNAGDSFFTRQFAIEYAALFDQIIPWFSMEAWPFPLGGSSNHFRRSALIAVGGWDPYNVTEDADLGLRLARFGFTSAALASTTFEEAPVTWRAWYAQRARWYKGWLQTCFVHLREPSRLWRDLGPRRAIPIGAMIAGSLLTLAIHPFFFVMLYGYALGLWSVPLPGGLLADMIVSLSALAVLAGYGGTAISSWSAAHRRGFRPRLLDLAGIPLYWLCASAAFYRAVWDFAVRPHHWHKTEHGTARRRQNIEESGTDDLDTV, encoded by the coding sequence ATGATCCGCCAGTCGATCGTGACTGCCGAAGCCTATTACAGTGCGGTTGCTGAATACTGCGGAGTCCCCTTTCTGCCGGAAAGAAGTTTCAGGCCGCTCGTGATCAATGACGTCGTGCTGCATTGCGGCCCCGGCGACGCTGGTCCCTTGATGATCGGTCTTCGCAACCGCGGGCCGATCTTCGTCATCGCTCCGCCCCTGGACCGGATCGCGCTGGTCCGGGCCCATCTTCTCCGGCATGTCGACTGGGCACAAAACATTCGCATTGCGGCGCCGGAAAGCGTCCGCCAAGCACTGACGATGCTGAAGGCGCCGACCGGTGAGATCGAGACTCGGTTTCCGGAATTCTCGGCCCGACGCCGCATTTCGCGTGGGCAGAAACTCGGCTTGATCGCGATCGCAATGGGGGCGGCGCTCGGCGCCCTGCTGCCCGCCACGGTCTTCCTGGTCCTGGGCAGTTTCGTTGTCGGATTGAGTTGCGTGTTGACCGGCATTGCCAGGCTGGCCGGCGCGCAGGCGACGCGGGACGCGGTGGACAGTGACCCGTGCGATATCTCCGCCGTGGACGAGGACTCGGCTCTCCCGACCTATACCGTTCTGGTCCCGCTCTACAAGGAAGCCCAGATCGTTCGCGGGTTGCTGGCCGCTCTGGAGCGAATCGACTATCCCCGCGAAAGATTGGAGATCAAGTTTCTTGTCGAGCAGGAGGACGTCGAAACCCGGCTGGCGTTTGCGGGGCTGGTACAGCCGCACATGGAGGTGCTCGTCGTGCCTCTCGGAGAACCGCGGACCAAGCCGCGTGCACTGAGCTATGGCCTGTTCACCGCGCGCGGGGAGTTCCTGACCATCTACGATGCCGAGGATCGACCCGAACCGCTGCAACTGAGGAAGGCCGTCGCCGCATTTTCGAATGCGCCTGAAAACCTTGCCTGCCTCCAGGCCAGCCTGTGCATCGACAACGCCGGGGACAGCTTCTTTACGCGCCAGTTTGCGATCGAATATGCGGCTCTGTTCGATCAGATCATCCCCTGGTTCTCGATGGAAGCCTGGCCATTCCCGCTTGGCGGCAGTTCCAACCACTTTCGCCGCTCGGCCCTGATCGCAGTCGGCGGCTGGGACCCGTACAACGTGACCGAAGATGCGGACCTCGGCCTCCGGCTGGCTCGCTTCGGCTTCACGTCGGCCGCGCTTGCCAGCACGACCTTCGAGGAAGCGCCGGTCACCTGGCGGGCCTGGTATGCGCAACGGGCCCGCTGGTACAAGGGGTGGCTGCAGACCTGCTTTGTCCACCTGCGCGAACCGTCGCGGCTCTGGCGGGATCTCGGCCCCCGCCGGGCGATTCCGATCGGGGCGATGATTGCCGGCAGCCTGCTGACCCTGGCCATCCACCCGTTCTTCTTCGTCATGCTTTACGGCTACGCGCTGGGCCTCTGGTCGGTGCCGCTGCCGGGCGGTTTGCTTGCCGACATGATCGTCAGCCTGAGCGCGCTCGCGGTTCTGGCGGGATACGGCGGAACGGCGATCTCAAGCTGGTCCGCCGCGCACCGACGCGGCTTCCGGCCGCGCTTGCTGGATCTCGCCGGCATTCCGCTCTACTGGCTGTGTGCAAGCGCCGCCTTCTATAGGGCAGTCTGGGATTTCGCCGTGCGGCCTCATCACTGGCACAAGACCGAGCACGGTACGGCCCGCCGCCGCCAAAACATCGAGGAAAGCGGCACGGACGACCTCGACACTGTCTGA
- a CDS encoding ion transporter, with translation MRDRLKELIASRRWEMTIVGVIVLNAVTLGLETSPAVMGRIGGLLTTLDTLILAVFVVELTLRIFAFRFAFFRDPWSLFDFTIVAIALLPASGPFAVLRALRILRVLRLISVVPSLRRVIGGLIAALPGLGSIIVLMALVFYVFAVMATKLYGETFPDWFGDLGRSTYTLFQVMTLESWSMGIVRPVMEVHPYAWLFFVPFILCTAFTVLNLFIGIIVSAMQEEHEHIAEADRQAIHDETGIILEEVRALRREVEALRRSQA, from the coding sequence ATGCGCGACAGGTTGAAGGAACTGATTGCATCCCGCCGGTGGGAAATGACCATCGTGGGGGTCATCGTCTTGAATGCCGTCACTCTGGGCCTCGAGACGAGCCCGGCCGTCATGGGCCGGATCGGCGGCCTGCTGACAACGCTCGATACCTTGATCCTGGCCGTATTCGTCGTCGAACTCACGTTGCGGATCTTCGCCTTTCGGTTCGCGTTCTTCCGCGACCCCTGGAGCCTGTTCGATTTCACCATCGTCGCCATCGCGCTTCTGCCGGCCAGCGGACCTTTTGCCGTACTGCGTGCCCTGCGCATCCTGCGTGTCCTCAGGTTGATTTCCGTCGTGCCGTCCCTGCGCAGGGTCATCGGCGGCCTGATTGCGGCGTTGCCGGGGCTCGGTTCGATCATCGTCCTGATGGCGCTGGTCTTCTATGTGTTCGCCGTGATGGCGACCAAGCTCTATGGCGAGACGTTCCCGGACTGGTTCGGCGATCTCGGCCGGTCGACCTATACCCTGTTCCAGGTGATGACGCTGGAAAGCTGGTCGATGGGCATCGTGCGTCCGGTCATGGAGGTCCACCCGTACGCCTGGCTGTTCTTCGTGCCGTTCATCCTGTGCACGGCCTTCACGGTCCTCAACCTCTTCATCGGCATCATCGTTTCCGCGATGCAGGAGGAGCATGAACACATCGCCGAAGCGGACCGTCAGGCCATTCACGACGAGACGGGGATCATCCTGGAGGAGGTACGCGCGCTCCGCCGGGAGGTCGAGGCGTTGCGACGGTCTCAGGCCTGA